TGCTGAAAAAATATTAAATATAGTAGAGAACTGGAATGATGAATGGAACGGAAGATTCATGAACTTTGACGGTACAATGTATCCTATAGACGAGGGGTAAGTCTTATCCTATCTTAGGGCGATCAGCTGAGTTTGTTTAATTTAAAAAAATCAACTAGAACTAATATATTAAAATGAAAAAAATAGATTTTATTTCATATCTTGAAACTCTTACAGAAAATGACTGGAGTAAAAAAGTCACTAGTCAGTGGTCAGTTAAAGATGTAGTTGCTCATCTCACGGGTTGGGAAAAAGATGATGTAGATGCAATTAGATCAATCTGGACAACTAAAGAGTTGCCGTGGTGGATGAAGACCAAAAATTATGACGATTATAATAAAAAATGGGTTGATTATTATAGTTCTTATACTTCTGGTCAACTTTTAAATGAGCTAAAGATTTGTCAACAAGCTGTTGCGGATGAAATTAATAGAATTGGAGAAGCTAATTTACGAGAGTATCCCGAGTTATTTTCTTGGCTTTTTGATGAAACAGATAAGAGTCATTATTCTATTCATCTTAGACAAATTAAGGAGGCGGTCTCTGGTGCTCGGGGAGCGTCGATATGATAAAATAAAAGAACCTATAAAAGCCTTACTGGGCTTGACCGATTACTGTTCTAGCTTAGGGCGGTCAGCCAAGTTGAGTTAGTTCTTACGCACGAGGAGCTTATGGTCTAATATTACTATGAAGGAAGCAACCAAATCATTTGATAAAATAAGAGAATTGAGAGACCTTATTAACTCATCTATTTGTTATGCTCAAAACACATGGAATCGCAAAGATACGGGTGATTGGAGTAAATTGTGCGTGTCCATGGATAATATTGAGGATACGCAAGTTGCGATTGATGAATATCTATTTTTAGACACTAAGGGATATTTAGCTGTGTATGGAGTTCTTCAGGCTTTTGTTGTACAACAAGATGCAATCAAGCATTTGGAAGAGGCAATCGGAATAAAGGCATGGACATTAAATGACTACCCTAAGTTTAGAGAAATTAGGAATATTAGAATTGAAACCATTGGCCATCCAACAAAAACCGAAAGAAAGAGGAGATCGAGTACATTTGAAGATGGGACAATAACTTACACTTCTGTTGGCAGAGAACACCAGAAAGGTATTGTTTCTTATGTAGTCTGGTCAAAAGATGGAGCAGTTATTAAAGAAATAAATATTAAAGAACTGATACTTTTACAAGAAGAATTGTTAAAGCAAGAAATTATAAAGATTATGGAAAGAATCAAAAGAGACGAGAAAGATCACAAAGTAAGATTTAAAGAGAAGAGTTTGATTTCTATGTTAGGTCAAACAAGTTATTTAGTGGGAAAACTTTGGTCATTTGAAAGAAGTCGTGAGCACTCCCAGGTATGCTTTGAACAGGTATTTAAAATTTATAATGAGTTTAAAGAGGAAATAAAAAATAGGTATAAAATAAAGAGTTTCAGTGAATTTAGCACTCAAGTGCCAGGATTAATTAATCTAATTCAACACCTAGATAAAATATTTCCACGAATAAACAAAATGATTTTAATGGAAGAGGATGTTGATAGATTAGATTTAGATGTATATGTTCAATCATTAGACATTTCTTTTGAAGAACTTCAAGATATGGCGAGAAAAGTTGATGAAACATTTAGCAGTTAAGTTAATTAACTAATTTAATCTATTTTATGAAGATTGCATATAGTTGGTATGTTATAGCATTCCTAATAATCGGTGGATTTTTATTTTGGTGGTATTCTTTTCGACCATCCCTAATTATTAAGCGTTGCTCATTTTCATCCCTAGAGAGAGTTAGTGAGTCAGATAATTTAGACAGAGAGGACTATGAGTATTATTTTACTAGATGCATGAGAGAAAATGGTTTGAATTCAATTAACAAAGCTAACTGGAGGCTTTAAAGGTGTATATTGGTTATCCTGGATTTCTTAACTTTTAGCAAGGTGATTCCATGAGTTATTAGAAATGGATGTATGAATATTTTCGAAGAAATAGCCAAACTTAATTTTCCACCTGATCAATCTTAGTTTCTTATTCTAAATTGAATTTGAATCTAAGGGTGTTTTTTTATATATTGACAACCCATTGACAAACCCTAACTACTATGGTATATATATTAGTAAATCAGCTCTTTTTATTTAAATAAAAAAAATCAAACATGGAAGAAACACAAGAACTAACTCCTGCTGCTCAGAGATCAACAAAGGTTCTTATTATAACCTTACTCCTTCTCATAATCTTGCCCATCATCGTGAGTATTATAACCGGACAGGCAGAAGGATTTTGGACAGTACTCTTTGCTGTTCCTGGACTTTTAGCTTTTGCAAAGATCTCTATACATTTTAAGTCTTATCAGGGATGGAGGGTTACTGGAAGAAAGATGTTTCTAGTATTCCCAATTTCTCTGGCTTTATCTGTAATTATTCTTCTTGGTATGTTAGCTTATATTGCAGGCTTAACCTCAGGAATAACATCTCTGCACCCAGATACTTTAGCAAGAATACAGATATTTGTATTTAGCGCCGTATTAGGTCTCTTGGGAAGCCTTGTATATTGGTATGCAGGTATAAGCGCTTTTACTGCTAAGTTCAGTGAATATGATTTTCGTAAGATATTTAAACAAGCCGGGTTGCCCCAAGATGAAATTGAACAGAAAATTAATTTATTAAAAGAGAGGGGATTGTTATAGTAGAAAGTACACAAATTATTTTAAAGGAGTTAAATCATTAACTCCTTTTATTATTTATTGAAGATTAAGTTGTTTCCCAGCTTAATTTTTTAAAGCAAATTAAGTAAAAAATAATTTCTAAGATAACACAGATAGAAGATGTTTTCTTATATGAAATTATATTAAATATAAAAAGAGATTAATTCATTAATCTCTTTTTAGCACTCTCTACTCTTTATTTATCGTAGAATCTTGCGATTTAATTTCAGTTAATCTCATAAAGGACATAACAGAAAATGCTGAGGTACCAATAAGCATAGGAATTGAGAATACGGGGTGAATAATTATAATGTCCCACTGATACCATCCAATAAGGGATAATATTGTATAATCAAAATTAAGTTATGATTAGATGAATTATCCATCTTATAAACGAGAAAAGCATTAGTTTTATTTTGTTTTGATTATTATTTACCTGTATGGTGTATATTGATAGGAATATGTTATACAGGTAAGTAGTATTTTTCTTGGTTTCTTCTTTCTAGTTTTTTGTTTTTTGAAATATTCACATTAAAATATCCACACTATGCAAAAAAGCTAATCTGTGCTATGATGATTACATGAAATTGTTTAAGAAATCTCAATACAAGATTCTTTTTATCGCCTCCGAAGCCTCTCCTTTTGTTAAAGTGGGTGGCTTGGGGGAAATCATGCATTCTTTACCTAAAGCTTTACGAGAAATGGGCTGTGATGCCAGAGTAATGGCTCCTAAATACGCTACTATTGATACTGAAAAATACCCCATGAAAACCGAATATGCCGGTTTGGTTTTAGGTGATTTAGAGAATGATCCCTTGGGAATCTTAACTTCCAATGTTTTAAGCAGTCAAATAGACGGTACTACTATTTACTTTCTTGAAAACATGGAATATTACGAAAAAAGAGCTAATGTCTACGGTTACACCGACGACACTATCCGTTGGGTACTATTATGCCGCGGAGTTTTGGAATTCTTAAAAGTAAGTCCATGGCGTCCGGATATTATTGTGGCCTCAGACTGGCAAACCGGCTTTATTCCCAATTATCTTAAAACCGATTATAAGGATGATCCGGTTCTAAAGAAAATCTCTACGGTTTTTACTATTCATAATCTAAGATACCAAGGTATGTTTGATCCGCACTTTGTAAGTGAAATGGATTATGATTCCGGGCAACAACTTATTCCGCCCCTGCCCAATGAAGATATTTTAAAACTAAATGGTATGAAAAGGGGAATTTTATTTGCTGACGTAATTAATACCGTCTCTCCGACTTATTCCAGAGAAATTTTAACCGAAGGAGCTGGTGAAACTTTAGATAAACTCTTAAACGAAAGAAAGAGCAGTTTGTTTGGTATTTTAAACGGTATAGATACTGATTCGCTTAATCCAGAAACTGATCCTGATCTTGAGGTTAACTATAATTTTAAAAACTTTAAAAAGAGAAAACTTAATAAAGCCGCTTTGCAAAGACAGTTTGGTATAGAGATTAATGAAGATAAGTTTGTGGTTGGTATTGTTTCTCGGATGGACGAACAAAAGGGTTTTGAACTTTTAATTCAGATGATTGATCAGTTCATGCAGAATATAGATATGCAACTAATTGTGCTTGGCGAAGGTGATCCGGTTTATCGTGTCTTTTTTGAAAACCTTAAAAAGAATTACCCAAACAGAGTGGGTATACATTTTTCTTTTGATTCTCGTTTACCACGTTTAGTTTTTGCCGGTGCTGATACAGTACTCCTGCCATCTCGCTTTGAGCCTTGCGGACTGGTACAAATGGAAGCTATGCGTTATGGGGCTATCCCAATTGTTCATAAGGTCGGTGGATTGGCCGACTCGGTTGAAGACTTTAAACCAGAAACTGGTCTTGGTACTGGTTTTGTTTTTGAAAAGTTTGATCCTTTCTCCCTAACCATTGCTATGGTTAGGGCTTATCAGGTATATAGTCAAAAAGATCTTTGGAATAAATTAATTAAAAACGCTATGAATCAAGACTTTTCTTGGCGAAGATCGGCTGAGGAATATTTGAATATTTTTGCCAAGGCCAAGCGTTTTCATAAAAACAATAAAAATGAAGTGGGCTAATTTCTTCCATATTTATCAGCCAGCAGGACAACAACCAGACATCCTTGAGGCAGTAGTTGCCCAAAGTTATCGTCCAGTTTTAGAGGGGTTAAAAAAATACCCTAAAGTTGGAATTACCATGAATATTAGTGGGGTTTTGTTGGAGATGTTTGATCGTGGATCTTACCACGATCTTTTAGATATTATCAGGGAACTTGTAAAGGAAGGCAGGCTTGAGTTAACCGGTTCGGCTAAGTACCACGCCCTTTTACCGTTTTTACCGGAACAAGAAATTGTAAGACAAATAGAAGAAAATAATAAGACACTAAATTTTTATCTTGGAGATTATCGTCCTCGTGGTTTTTTCCCACCAGAAATGGCTTATGATCCCAAAATTATATCAATCCTTGAAGACTTTGGTTTTAATTGGTTAATTCTTGATGAAATAGCTTATCAGGGTAAAACCATGGCTGTTGATTATAATAAGCTTTATAAGATAAAAAATTCCAAGCTGGGAGTTTATTTTAGAGAAAGAGAGCCTAGTAATTTAATTATGGGAGCTACTGTACGTTCTTTAGCTTCTTTTAAAGAAGTTTGGGGTAAGGAGTTACTAGAAGGCCGCTATCTTTTAACTGGTATGGACGGAGAGACTTTCGGTCATCATCGCCCTGGTCTTGAAAAACTATTACTTGAACTTTTCGCCTCTGATGAACTTAACTTGGTAACTATTTCCCAGTTGTCTTCTTTTTATTCTGAAACACTGGAAATTGAGCCGGTTAAATCAACCTGGGCTTCTAGTGAAGAAGAGATAAAAAAAGGCATACAGTTTTTATCTTGGAGTGATCCTGATAATGAAATACACGCCTGGCAAAAAGAACTACTAGATTTGTCTTTAAAAAGTGTTTATGCCCTAGATAAACAAGATCCCGCTTATGCCGAAATTCGTCAAGCTATGGATGAAGCGTTATCCAGCGACCAATTTTGGTGGGCGTCTGGTAAGCCATGGTGGAGCCTTGAGGAAATAGTACGAGGAGCAGTTTTATGTTACGGGGTTATTAAAAAGAATCCGCAGGTGGAAATATCTCTTAAAGAGCAAGCTTCCTCTTTATATGAAAAAATAATCTCCACTGCTTTTGAATGGAAAGAAAGTGGACGTGTCTATCAAATGCTTAATGAAAGAGAAAATATTGAAAAAATACCTTTTAAGGAAAGAACTCTTGAACAAGGAGGAGATAAAGCCATGGAATATGAAGCTTTCTTGGCGATTTTTAAAAGACTGGAAAACGAGGCGGCTGAAGCAGGGGAATATGAAAAGGCTATTTTATGGCGTGATTCTGTTTGGAAGATAGAAAATAAAAACGATATTTATGACATGGTACACGCTGTTAATCTTTTAAGAATGGAAATACCTAATCATGAGGTAGATAAGATTATTAAGGAGTATCAAGACAAATATAGAGCCATTCGGGGCGGACAACCTGAACAAAGAGATTAATTCATTGTTTAATTTTAATTTTAAAAATATGATAAGATCATCAATTATTGTTACAGCAATCTTTTTCGCCCTAGGGGCGATCTTGGGCTATTTTTTTTCATTATTCGTAGAAGTTTCGGTGGATAAAGAAGTTTCTTCGCGTATTTTGTCTTTTGAAGAATGCGCGGCTGCCGGTTATCCCATAATGGAGTCTTACCCAGAGCAATGCATGACTCCGAGTGGTGAGGTCTTTGTTAGGATTATTGATGA
This genomic window from Patescibacteria group bacterium contains:
- a CDS encoding glycogen/starch synthase, translated to MKLFKKSQYKILFIASEASPFVKVGGLGEIMHSLPKALREMGCDARVMAPKYATIDTEKYPMKTEYAGLVLGDLENDPLGILTSNVLSSQIDGTTIYFLENMEYYEKRANVYGYTDDTIRWVLLCRGVLEFLKVSPWRPDIIVASDWQTGFIPNYLKTDYKDDPVLKKISTVFTIHNLRYQGMFDPHFVSEMDYDSGQQLIPPLPNEDILKLNGMKRGILFADVINTVSPTYSREILTEGAGETLDKLLNERKSSLFGILNGIDTDSLNPETDPDLEVNYNFKNFKKRKLNKAALQRQFGIEINEDKFVVGIVSRMDEQKGFELLIQMIDQFMQNIDMQLIVLGEGDPVYRVFFENLKKNYPNRVGIHFSFDSRLPRLVFAGADTVLLPSRFEPCGLVQMEAMRYGAIPIVHKVGGLADSVEDFKPETGLGTGFVFEKFDPFSLTIAMVRAYQVYSQKDLWNKLIKNAMNQDFSWRRSAEEYLNIFAKAKRFHKNNKNEVG
- a CDS encoding polysaccharide deacetylase family protein produces the protein MKWANFFHIYQPAGQQPDILEAVVAQSYRPVLEGLKKYPKVGITMNISGVLLEMFDRGSYHDLLDIIRELVKEGRLELTGSAKYHALLPFLPEQEIVRQIEENNKTLNFYLGDYRPRGFFPPEMAYDPKIISILEDFGFNWLILDEIAYQGKTMAVDYNKLYKIKNSKLGVYFREREPSNLIMGATVRSLASFKEVWGKELLEGRYLLTGMDGETFGHHRPGLEKLLLELFASDELNLVTISQLSSFYSETLEIEPVKSTWASSEEEIKKGIQFLSWSDPDNEIHAWQKELLDLSLKSVYALDKQDPAYAEIRQAMDEALSSDQFWWASGKPWWSLEEIVRGAVLCYGVIKKNPQVEISLKEQASSLYEKIISTAFEWKESGRVYQMLNERENIEKIPFKERTLEQGGDKAMEYEAFLAIFKRLENEAAEAGEYEKAILWRDSVWKIENKNDIYDMVHAVNLLRMEIPNHEVDKIIKEYQDKYRAIRGGQPEQRD